The proteins below are encoded in one region of Myxococcales bacterium:
- a CDS encoding zinc-ribbon domain-containing protein, whose product MDVRCGRCGTEYEFDDALVSDRGTTVKCTNCGHQFKVHPEASQAVPERWVVRTTSGRELVYTSLRELQRGIAQRQVGPEDLLARGNQSPRPLGAIAELEPFFIGRSGASLRAPAQARTLVGVAPPAAGSHVGPLPAAPLLPPPKPPRIPDTDAPTWTSSEALHSTDAATQIRPPASKPVDPLASTHPETDLDPPTLPRNALPADAATAPSVASVPGAPGRVMIRESVPDLDYSPTPSDVKGGYRE is encoded by the coding sequence ATGGACGTCCGCTGCGGCCGATGCGGAACCGAATACGAGTTCGACGACGCGCTGGTCTCCGATCGCGGGACCACCGTGAAGTGCACCAACTGTGGGCACCAGTTCAAGGTGCACCCGGAGGCGTCGCAGGCGGTGCCCGAGCGCTGGGTCGTGCGTACGACCAGCGGACGCGAGCTGGTGTACACGTCGTTGCGCGAGCTCCAGCGAGGCATCGCCCAGCGACAGGTTGGTCCCGAGGATCTGCTGGCGCGCGGCAACCAATCGCCGCGCCCCCTGGGCGCGATCGCCGAGCTCGAACCCTTCTTCATCGGTCGCTCTGGTGCGAGCCTCCGGGCGCCCGCTCAGGCTCGCACCCTCGTCGGCGTCGCGCCGCCAGCCGCGGGGTCCCACGTTGGGCCGCTGCCGGCCGCCCCGCTGCTGCCGCCACCGAAGCCGCCGCGCATCCCCGACACCGACGCTCCGACCTGGACGTCGAGTGAGGCTCTGCACTCCACGGACGCGGCGACGCAGATCCGTCCTCCGGCGTCCAAACCCGTCGATCCGCTGGCAAGTACCCATCCCGAGACGGATCTCGACCCGCCGACGTTGCCGCGCAACGCGCTGCCGGCGGATGCTGCGACGGCGCCCTCCGTAGCGTCGGTACCGGGCGCACCGGGTCGGGTCATGATTCGCGAGTCGGTTCCCGACCTCGACTACTCCCCGACGCCGAGCGACGTGAAGGGCGGTTATCGGGAGTAG